One window of the Rhodococcus sovatensis genome contains the following:
- a CDS encoding class I SAM-dependent methyltransferase, whose product MIEGVDSALTGPHGDRTLAAYQAAAHLYVARTERSRAELQVFMEKFAAHVRGGRVLELGSGPGWDAQHLDGMGVHVERTDGTPGLVDLMRADGFDARLLNIVTDDLGGPYDGIFANAVLLHLTREEFLSVLRRARRSSRVFAFTLKEGDGSGWSTAKLELPRYFTYWREPAIRAALNSAGWSVSSIEQVGDSKTQSWLFVLAT is encoded by the coding sequence GTGATCGAGGGGGTCGACAGCGCGCTCACCGGACCGCACGGCGATCGGACCCTGGCTGCCTATCAAGCCGCGGCTCACCTGTATGTCGCGCGGACGGAACGATCCCGCGCAGAGCTACAGGTGTTCATGGAGAAGTTCGCTGCTCATGTAAGAGGTGGCCGTGTCCTGGAACTTGGTAGTGGGCCAGGTTGGGATGCCCAGCATCTGGATGGAATGGGAGTTCACGTCGAACGCACCGACGGGACACCCGGTTTGGTAGACCTCATGCGTGCCGACGGGTTCGATGCACGGTTGTTGAATATCGTGACCGACGACCTCGGGGGTCCGTATGACGGGATCTTCGCCAACGCTGTCCTGCTGCATCTGACGAGGGAAGAGTTCCTTTCCGTGCTCCGTCGAGCAAGGCGGTCATCACGCGTGTTCGCCTTCACTCTCAAGGAAGGCGACGGATCGGGCTGGAGCACAGCGAAGCTCGAACTGCCGCGCTACTTCACCTACTGGCGCGAACCGGCTATTCGCGCAGCATTGAATAGTGCAGGTTGGTCGGTGTCTTCTATCGAGCAGGTCGGCGACTCGAAGACGCAATCTTGGCTCTTCGTGCTGGCGACATGA
- a CDS encoding DNA-formamidopyrimidine glycosylase family protein — MPEGDTVYRAANALRAALGGHVLTGCDIRVPRYATVDFTGHTVDAVRSCGKHLLIRVGGYSIHSHLKMEGTWQVYPRGGKWRRPAFQARAILSTDRSTAVGFELGVLDIVENEEDVVGYLGPDLLGPDWNASAAAANLRSDPDRSIGLALLDQRNLAGLGNVYRNEICFLRGIDPRTPVKDAGNIDKIVDLSSRTIVANKDRNQRVTTGDRRAGRHFWVYGRENKPCRRCGTRIEFGMLGDNPLEERQIYYCPFCQPRPS, encoded by the coding sequence ATGCCCGAGGGCGACACTGTGTACCGCGCTGCCAACGCACTGCGCGCAGCACTCGGGGGTCATGTCCTGACCGGCTGCGACATCCGGGTCCCGAGGTATGCCACCGTCGACTTCACCGGGCACACAGTCGACGCGGTGCGCTCCTGCGGCAAACACCTGCTGATTCGGGTGGGCGGATACTCGATCCACAGCCACCTGAAAATGGAAGGCACCTGGCAGGTCTACCCGCGCGGCGGGAAATGGAGAAGGCCGGCCTTCCAGGCACGGGCGATCCTCTCGACCGATCGATCGACCGCCGTCGGATTCGAATTGGGCGTACTGGACATCGTCGAGAACGAAGAGGACGTGGTCGGCTACCTCGGACCCGACCTGCTCGGTCCGGACTGGAATGCGAGTGCCGCAGCGGCCAATCTTCGCTCCGATCCCGACCGGTCGATCGGCCTTGCCTTGCTCGATCAACGCAACCTCGCAGGGCTCGGCAACGTCTACCGCAACGAGATCTGCTTCCTTCGCGGCATCGATCCCAGGACGCCAGTGAAAGACGCCGGCAACATCGACAAGATCGTCGACCTGTCGTCGCGGACGATCGTCGCCAACAAGGACCGAAATCAACGGGTCACCACTGGCGACAGACGAGCGGGCCGACACTTCTGGGTGTACGGGCGCGAGAACAAGCCATGCAGGCGCTGCGGGACAAGAATCGAATTCGGGATGCTGGGCGACAATCCCCTCGAGGAACGGCAGATCTATTACTGCCCGTTTTGCCAGCCGCGACCCAGCTGA
- the glpD gene encoding glycerol-3-phosphate dehydrogenase: MSNRSNTTFLGPEAREQAWERLGSEQFDVIVVGGGVVGAGAALDAATRGLKVALVEARDFASGTSSRSSKMFHGGLRYLEQLEFGLVREALHERELSLSTLAPHLVKPLKFLFPLTHRVWERPYIAAGIFLYDTMGGAKSVPAQKHLTRSGALRMSPGIKRKSLIGGIRYYDTVVDDARHTMSVARTAAHYGAVVRTSSQVVGFLREADRVSGVRVRDSENGATTEVRGHVVINATGVWTDEIQALSSQRGRFRVRASKGVHIVVPRDRIVSEAAIILRTEKSVLFIIPWGAHWIIGTTDTDWKLDLAHPAATKADIDYILGEVNTVLVTPLTHQDIDGVYAGLRPLLAGESDETSKLSREHAVARVAPGLVAIAGGKYTTYRVMAEDAVDLAAEDIPARVASSITEKVPLVGADGYFALVNQTHHLAEMYGLHPYRVTHLLDRYGSLIDEVLAMAKDKPELLQPLTDAPSYLQVEVVYAAAAEGALHLEDILSRRTRISIEYSHRGVNCAGQVAALVAPVLGWDPEMVDREVDTYNARVEAEIKSQMQPDDESADALRVVAPEARQEILEPVSVSTPPMREQ, from the coding sequence GTGATCGTGGTCGGCGGAGGTGTCGTTGGGGCAGGAGCAGCACTCGACGCGGCGACCCGCGGGCTCAAGGTGGCACTCGTCGAAGCCCGTGACTTCGCCTCGGGCACATCGAGCCGTTCGTCGAAGATGTTTCACGGGGGTCTTCGGTACCTGGAGCAGCTCGAATTCGGCCTGGTTCGGGAGGCGCTGCACGAGCGTGAACTGTCCCTGTCGACGCTGGCCCCGCACCTGGTGAAGCCGCTGAAATTCCTCTTTCCGCTGACCCATCGCGTGTGGGAGCGGCCGTACATCGCTGCGGGGATCTTTCTGTACGACACGATGGGCGGGGCCAAGTCCGTTCCCGCGCAGAAGCACTTGACCCGCTCGGGTGCTCTTCGAATGTCGCCCGGGATCAAACGAAAGTCACTGATCGGCGGGATCCGCTACTACGACACCGTCGTCGACGACGCCCGGCACACGATGAGCGTTGCTCGGACAGCTGCGCATTACGGCGCTGTCGTGCGGACGTCGTCTCAGGTGGTCGGCTTCCTGCGGGAAGCGGATCGGGTGTCCGGTGTGCGCGTGCGTGATTCGGAGAACGGCGCGACGACGGAGGTGCGCGGCCACGTCGTCATCAATGCAACCGGCGTGTGGACCGACGAGATTCAAGCGCTGTCCAGCCAGCGTGGTCGCTTCCGGGTTCGCGCGTCGAAAGGCGTGCACATCGTCGTGCCGCGTGACCGCATCGTGAGCGAGGCAGCGATCATCCTGCGCACTGAGAAGTCGGTGTTGTTCATAATTCCGTGGGGAGCGCACTGGATCATCGGCACCACCGACACCGACTGGAAGCTCGATCTCGCACATCCGGCCGCGACCAAAGCCGACATCGACTACATCCTGGGCGAGGTAAACACTGTCCTCGTGACACCGCTCACTCATCAGGACATCGACGGTGTATACGCGGGATTGCGACCGCTGCTGGCGGGGGAGAGCGACGAGACTTCGAAGCTCTCTCGCGAGCATGCCGTTGCACGCGTCGCGCCCGGGTTGGTGGCGATCGCAGGCGGCAAGTACACCACCTACCGCGTCATGGCCGAGGATGCGGTCGATCTGGCGGCGGAGGACATCCCGGCCAGGGTCGCGTCTTCGATCACCGAGAAAGTGCCACTGGTCGGTGCCGACGGCTACTTCGCCCTCGTCAACCAGACGCACCACCTCGCTGAGATGTACGGGCTGCACCCGTACCGGGTGACACACCTGCTCGACCGGTACGGTTCGCTCATCGACGAGGTCCTCGCGATGGCGAAGGACAAGCCGGAGTTGCTGCAGCCTCTCACCGACGCACCCAGCTACCTGCAGGTCGAGGTCGTGTACGCGGCTGCGGCCGAGGGTGCGTTGCACCTCGAGGACATCCTGTCGCGTCGAACTCGTATCTCCATCGAGTACTCCCATCGCGGCGTGAACTGTGCAGGTCAGGTCGCGGCGCTCGTCGCGCCTGTCCTCGGGTGGGATCCGGAAATGGTCGACCGCGAGGTCGACACCTACAACGCCCGCGTCGAGGCGGAGATCAAATCGCAGATGCAGCCCGACGATGAATCGGCGGATGCTCTACGGGTGGTCGCGCCGGAGGCCCGTCAGGAAATCCTCGAGCCGGTGAGTGTGTCGACGCCGCCCATGCGCGAGCAGTGA